Proteins encoded together in one Lathyrus oleraceus cultivar Zhongwan6 chromosome 5, CAAS_Psat_ZW6_1.0, whole genome shotgun sequence window:
- the LOC127086740 gene encoding aconitate hydratase, cytoplasmic: MASLRAARSKLFPLSRTFASPLARPSLNRSPAFSSSAAANAARSTVNRWSHGVLWRSPFSLRPQIRAVAPFIEQFHRKIATSAGENPFKGNLTSLPKPGGGEFGKFYSLPSLNDPRIDRLPYSIRILLESAIRNCDNFQVTKADVEKIIDWESTYSKQVEIPFKPARVLLQDFTGVPAVVDLACMRDAMNKLGSDSNKINPLVPVDLVVDHSVQVDVARSENAVQANMELEFQRNKERFAFLKWGSTAFRNMLVVPPGSGIVHQVNLEYLGRVVFNNEGLLYPDSVVGTDSHTTMIDGLGVAGWGVGGIEAEAAMLGQPMSMVLPGVVGFKLSGKLRNGVTATDLVLTVTQILRKHGVVGKFVEFYGNGMGELSLADRATIANMSPEYGATMGFFPVDHVTLQYLKLTGRSDETVAMIEAYLRANKLFVDYNEPQQDTAYSSYLELNLDEVEPCISGPKRPHDRVALKEMKADWHSCLDNKVGFKGFAIPKEAQGKVAKFDFHGQPAELKHGSVVIAAITSCTNTSNPSVMLGAGLVAKKAHDLGLKVKPWVKTSLAPGSGVVTKYLLQSGLQKYLNEQGFNIVGFGCTTCIGNSGDLDESVSSAISENDIVASAVLSGNRNFEGRVHPLTRANYLASPPLVVAYALAGTVDIDFEKEPLGTGKDGKNVFLRDIWPSTEEIAQTVQSSVLPDMFRSTYEAITKGNPMWNELQVPAEKLYSWDTNSTYIHEPPYFKGMTMDPPGPHGVKDAYCLLNFGDSITTDHISPAGNINKDSPAAKYLIDRGVEKKDFNSYGSRRGNDEVMSRGTFANIRLVNKLLKGEVGPKTVHIPTGEKLYVFDAAERYKAAGHATIVLAGAEYGSGSSRDWAAKGPMLLGVKAVISKSFERIHRSNLVGMGIIPLCFKSGEDADTLGLTGHERYTIDLPNKISEIKPGQDVTVTTDNGKSFTCTARFDTEVELEYFNHGGILPYVIRNLTKQ; this comes from the exons ATGGCTTCCCTTAGAGCAGCAAGGTCTAAGCTATTCCCTCTTTCTAGAACTTTCGCTTCTCCTCTCGCTCGTCCGTCTCTCAACCGATCTCCCGCCTTCTCATCCTCCGCCGCCGCTAACGCCGCCCGTTCCACCGTCAATAGATGGAGCCACGGTGTCCTTTGGAGGTCTCCGTTCTCCCTTCGCCCTCAGATCAGAGCTGTCGCTCCTTTCATCGAACAGTTCCACCGCAAGATCGCCACTTCCG CTGGTGAAAATCCTTTCAAGGGAAACTTGACTAGTCTCCCCAAGCCTGGTGGTGGTGAATTTGGAAAATTCTACAGCCTTCCTTCTCTCAATGACCCGAGAATTG ATAGGTTACCATACTCTATCAGAATTCTTCTTGAATCTGCCATTCGAAATTGTGACAATTTCCAAGTTACAAAAGCAGACGTTGAAAAGATTATTGACTGGGAAAGCACTTATTCAAAGCAAGTTGAGATCCCTTTCAAGCCTGCTCGTGTTCTCCTGCAG GATTTTACTGGAGTCCCAGCTGTTGTTGATCTGGCTTGCATGCGTGATGCTATGAATAAGCTTGGCAGTGATTCTAATAAGATTAATCCTCTG GTTCCTGTTGATCTTGTTGTTGATCATTCAGTTCAAGTTGATGTAGCAAGGTCAGAGAATGCCGTGCAGGCTAATATGGAGCTTGAGTTCCAGAGAAACAAGGAGAGATTTGCTTTTCTTAAATGGGGGTCAACTGCTTTCCGTAATATGCTTGTCGTTCCTCCTGGTTCTGGTATAGTACACCAG GTCAATCTTGAATATCTTGGACGAGTTGTTTTCAACAATGAAGGATTACTCTATCCTGACAGTGTGGTTGGGACTGATTCGCATACAACTATGATCGATGGACTTGGAGTTGCTGGATGGGGTGTTGGGGGCATTGAAGCAGAGGCAGCAATGCTTGGCCAG CCTATGAGTATGGTGTTACCTGGCGTTGTTGGGTTCAAGTTGTCTGGAAAATTGCGCAATGGTGTTACAGCAACTGATTTGGTTCTAACTGTCACACAAATTCTTAGGAAACACGGTGTTGTAGGGAAATTTGTTGAATTTTATG GCAATGGTATGGGTGAACTATCATTAGCTGACAGGGCCACTATTGCCAATATGTCTCCTGAATATGGAGCAACCATGGGTTTCTTCCCTGTAGATCATGTAACATTACAATACCTCAAACTAACTGGAAGAAGTGACGAGACT GTGGCAATGATAGAGGCCTATCTCAGAGCAAACAAATTGTTTGTCGACTATAATGAG CCTCAACAAGACACAGCTTATTCATCCTATCTTGAATTAAATCTTGACGAAGTCGAACCATGTATCTCGGGACCAAAGAG ACCTCATGACCGGGTGGCCTTGAAAGAAATGAAGGCTGATTGGCATTCTTGTCTTGATAACAAAGTGGGATTTAAG GGATTTGCTATACCAAAAGAAGCACAAGGAAAGGTTGCAAAATTTGATTTTCACGGGCAGCCAGCTGAGCTAAAACATGGCAGCGTTGTGATTGCTGCAATCACAAGTTGTACAAATACATCAAACCCTAGTGTGATGCTTGGAGCTGGTCTTGTTGCAAAAAAGGCTCATGACTTAGGTTTGAAG GTTAAACCTTGGGTAAAAACTAGTCTTGCTCCTGGTTCTGGAGTTGTTACCAAATATCTACTTCAGAG TGGCCTACAAAAGTATCTAAATGAGCAGGGtttcaatattgttggatttGGCTGTACCACATGTATTGGCAATTCAGGAGATCTGGACGAATCAGTTTCTTCTGCTATCTCAGAAAATG ACATAGTAGCATCTGCTGTGCTGTCAGGGAACCGTAATTTTGAGGGCCGAGTGCATCCCTTGACTCGCGCTAACTATCTTGCCTCACCTCCTCTGGTTGTGGCTTATGCTCTTGCTGGCACG GTTGACATTGACTTTGAAAAGGAGCCGTTAGGGACAGGAAAGGATGGCAAGAATGTCTTCTTGAGGGATATTTGGCCTTCCACTGAAGAAATTGCACAG ACTGTCCAATCCAGTGTGTTGCCTGACATGTTCCGAAGTACATATGAAGCTATTACTAAGGGTAATCCTATGTGGAACGAACTACAAGTTCCTGCTGAGAAGCTGTACTCATGGGACACCAACTCAACATATATTCATGAACCTCCATACTTCAAGGGCATGACCATGGATCCTCCTGGACCTCATGGTGTGAAAGATGCTTATTGCCTGCTGAATTTTGGTGACAGTATAACAACTGATCACATTTCTCCTGCTGGAAACATTAACAAGGACAGTCCTGCTGCAAAGTACCTTATTGACCGTGGGGTGGAAAAGAAGGACTTCAACTCTTATGGAAGTCGTCGTGGCAATGATGAAGTAATGTCTAGGGGAACTTTTGCTAACATACGTCTTGTAAACAAGCTATTGAAGGGGGAAGTTGGCCCCAAAACAGTGCACATTCCAACAGGGGAGAAGCTTTACGTTTTTGATGCAGCAGAG AGATACAAGGCTGCAGGGCATGCCACCATTGTACTGGCTGGAGCTGAATACGGCAGTGGAAGTTCCAGGGATTGGGCCGCCAAGGGTCCCATGCTATTG GGAGTCAAAGCTGTGATATCCAAAAGTTTTGAGAGAATCCATCGCAGTAATTTGGTAGGAATGGGTATTATTCCCCTTTGCTTTAAATCTGGTGAGGATGCTGACACCTTGGGATTGACTGGCCATGAACGTTATACCATTGACCTTCCAAATAAAATCAGCGAGATAAAGCCTGGCCAAGATGTTACTGTCACAACTGATAACGGAAAGTCTTTCACATGCACAGCTCGCTTTGACACTGAG GTGGAATTGGAGTACTTTAACCATGGAGGCATTCTTCCCTATGTCATTAGGAACCTCACTAAGCAGTAA
- the LOC127086741 gene encoding uncharacterized protein LOC127086741 → MGNCLIKNQISSKQDENEDIKRVMKMKTPKREEDGMKRKVRFKIQDGNSSIMRIKVVVSKEELKRVLRNKNIENGVKNSSLEELLNDMKLKEKSVAKIEEVDGGLNCWRPDLDSIPEDYSMK, encoded by the coding sequence ATGGGAAATTGCCTTATAAAAAATCAAATATCATCAAAACAAGATGAGAATGAAGACATCAAGAGAGTTATGAAGATGAAGACACCAAAAAGGGAAGAAGATGGCATGAAGAGGAAGGTAAGGTTTAAAATTCAAGATGGTAACTCTTCTATAATGAGGATTAAGGTTGTGGTTAGTAAGGAAGAATTGAAAAGGGTGTTGAGGAATAAGAATATTGAGAATGGTGTTAAGAATAGTTCTTTGGAAGAGTTGCTAAATGATATGAAGTTGAAAGAAAAAAGTGTAGCTAAGATTGAAGAAGTTGATGGAGGGTTAAATTGTTGGAGGCCAGATTTAGATAGCATTCCAGAGGATTACTCCATGAAGTAG